One Streptomyces sp. R28 DNA window includes the following coding sequences:
- a CDS encoding MFS transporter, giving the protein MTLSPARVPATGVRRLTATLYGYSFLDDFVLLYPVYALLFADTGLSLWQISSLFALWSVTGVLLEVPSGAWADAVSRRRLLWLGQLLTALGFGLWVLLPSYGAFALGFVLWGAGGALGSGALEALVYDELDRLDAVDRYARVMGRARAARLVGTMTSAGLAGPVLALGGYPAVGVASILACLLTAATAARFPEHRVRPETGDDSWATTLRTGLAEVRRDRSVRGALLLIPAVAAVWGALDEYTPLLVRDIGVAEATVPWLILLIWAGVTAGSLLTGPAERLGTGGLAALLAGAALALAVGAAAGTTAGIALVGLAFGGVQLAEVLADVRLQHRIEASRRATLTSVASLGTELVTVATFGVYALLGARAAHSTVFAVLAVPYLVTALALALARTRAATARP; this is encoded by the coding sequence ATGACACTCTCACCTGCGCGTGTGCCCGCCACCGGTGTCCGGCGGCTCACGGCCACGCTGTACGGCTACTCGTTCCTCGACGACTTCGTCCTGCTCTACCCGGTGTACGCGCTGCTGTTCGCCGACACCGGCCTGTCGCTCTGGCAGATCTCCTCCCTGTTCGCCCTGTGGTCGGTCACCGGCGTCCTGCTGGAGGTCCCCTCCGGTGCCTGGGCCGACGCCGTCTCGCGGCGGCGGCTGCTGTGGCTCGGCCAGCTGCTCACGGCCCTCGGCTTCGGGCTGTGGGTGCTGCTCCCGTCGTACGGGGCCTTCGCGCTCGGCTTCGTCCTGTGGGGCGCCGGCGGAGCGCTCGGCTCCGGTGCGCTGGAGGCGCTGGTGTACGACGAGCTGGACCGGCTGGATGCCGTCGACCGGTATGCGCGGGTGATGGGCCGGGCCCGGGCCGCGCGACTGGTGGGGACGATGACCTCCGCCGGACTCGCGGGGCCCGTCCTCGCGCTGGGCGGCTACCCGGCGGTCGGCGTGGCGAGCATCCTGGCCTGTCTGCTGACCGCCGCCACGGCGGCCCGGTTCCCGGAGCACCGGGTGCGGCCGGAGACCGGGGACGACAGCTGGGCGACGACCCTGCGGACCGGGCTCGCCGAGGTCCGCAGGGACCGTTCGGTGCGCGGCGCGCTGCTGCTGATCCCCGCCGTCGCCGCCGTATGGGGGGCGCTCGACGAGTACACCCCGCTGCTGGTCCGGGACATCGGCGTCGCCGAGGCGACCGTCCCCTGGCTGATCCTGCTGATCTGGGCGGGCGTCACCGCCGGAAGCCTCCTGACCGGACCGGCCGAACGCCTCGGCACGGGAGGGCTCGCGGCGCTGCTCGCGGGCGCCGCGCTCGCTCTGGCCGTGGGAGCCGCGGCCGGCACCACGGCCGGCATCGCACTCGTCGGCCTCGCCTTCGGTGGGGTCCAGCTGGCGGAGGTGCTCGCCGACGTCCGCCTCCAGCACCGTATCGAGGCGTCCCGCCGGGCCACCCTCACCTCCGTCGCGAGCCTGGGCACCGAGCTGGTCACGGTCGCCACGTTCGGCGTGTACGCGCTGCTCGGCGCGAGGGCGGCGCACAGCACCGTGTTCGCGGTGCTCGCGGTTCCCTACCTGGTGACGGCGCTGGCCCTGGCCCTGGCTAGA
- a CDS encoding Lrp/AsnC family transcriptional regulator, which produces MLNDLDERIVHALAEDARRSYADIGQLVGLSAPAVKRRVDRLRATGAITGFTVRVDPAALGWETEGFVEIYCRRNTSPETIQRGLERYQEVVAASTVTGEADAVVQVFASDMRHFERVLERIAGEPFVERTKSVLVLSPLLRRFSSGSPT; this is translated from the coding sequence GTGCTGAACGATCTCGACGAACGCATCGTGCACGCCCTCGCCGAGGACGCCCGCCGCTCCTACGCGGACATCGGGCAACTCGTCGGCCTGTCCGCGCCCGCCGTGAAACGGCGCGTGGACCGGCTGCGCGCCACCGGAGCCATCACCGGATTCACCGTACGGGTGGACCCGGCGGCGCTCGGCTGGGAGACCGAGGGGTTCGTCGAGATCTACTGCCGGCGCAACACCTCGCCGGAGACGATCCAGCGGGGGCTGGAGCGGTATCAGGAGGTCGTGGCCGCGTCCACCGTCACCGGTGAGGCGGACGCGGTCGTGCAGGTCTTCGCCTCCGACATGCGGCACTTCGAGCGGGTCCTGGAGCGGATCGCGGGGGAGCCGTTCGTGGAGCGGACCAAGTCGGTGCTGGTGTTGTCGCCGTTGCTGCGAAGGTTTTCCTCCGGGTCGCCCACGTAG
- a CDS encoding amino acid permease — translation MLDQGAPPQDRTQSGPPSPGVGARLLRRKPVEHLVEEGGQGEGGSLRRSLGLWQLTMISIGATLGTGIFVVLGDAVPKAGPAVTLAFVIAGLTALFSALSYAELAGSIPVAGSSYSYAYATMGELVAWICGWCLVLEYGVSVAAVAVGWGEYLNELLDGTIGVTVPAVLSSAPGEGGVINLPALIVVMLAMVFLLGGVRESARANTIMVAVKIIALVLFCAVGFMGFKSGNYADFMPLGMTGVSAAGATLFFSYIGFDAASTAGEEAKDPKRDLPRAIMLSLIIVTALYVLVAGVAVGAWDWTKFEGSEASLAAIMTDVSGQSFWGTLLALGAVISIASVVLTVLYGQTRILFAMSRDGLVPKALGKVHRKTGAPRLNTVIVSLFCGALAALIPLGKLVDATSIGTLFAFGLVNIAVIVLRYRRPELERTFRVPFGPVLPVLGFLFCAYNMFSLDTVTWVVFGCWMAAGLVFYFLYGYRRSRLATPEVK, via the coding sequence GTGCTCGATCAAGGCGCACCCCCGCAGGACCGCACCCAGTCAGGCCCACCGTCCCCGGGTGTCGGTGCGCGCCTGTTGCGTCGCAAGCCGGTGGAACACCTGGTCGAAGAGGGTGGCCAGGGCGAGGGAGGGTCCCTGCGGCGCTCCCTGGGCCTGTGGCAGCTCACCATGATCAGCATCGGTGCCACCCTCGGCACCGGCATCTTCGTCGTCCTCGGCGACGCCGTCCCCAAGGCCGGCCCCGCGGTCACCCTGGCCTTCGTGATCGCCGGTCTCACGGCGCTGTTCTCGGCCCTGTCGTACGCCGAGCTGGCGGGCAGCATCCCGGTCGCGGGCTCCTCGTACTCGTATGCGTACGCAACGATGGGTGAGCTCGTCGCCTGGATCTGCGGCTGGTGTCTGGTGCTGGAGTACGGCGTGTCGGTGGCCGCCGTCGCCGTCGGCTGGGGTGAGTACCTCAACGAGCTGCTCGACGGGACCATAGGCGTCACCGTCCCGGCCGTGCTGTCCTCGGCGCCCGGTGAGGGCGGGGTCATCAACCTGCCCGCCCTGATCGTCGTGATGCTGGCGATGGTCTTCCTGCTCGGCGGCGTGCGCGAGTCCGCCCGCGCCAACACGATCATGGTCGCCGTCAAGATCATCGCGCTGGTGCTGTTCTGCGCGGTCGGCTTCATGGGCTTCAAGTCCGGCAACTACGCCGACTTCATGCCGCTCGGCATGACGGGCGTGAGCGCCGCGGGTGCCACGCTCTTCTTCTCCTACATCGGCTTCGACGCCGCCTCCACCGCCGGCGAGGAGGCCAAGGACCCCAAGCGGGACCTGCCGCGGGCGATCATGCTCTCGCTGATCATCGTCACCGCGCTGTACGTGCTCGTCGCGGGCGTCGCCGTCGGCGCCTGGGACTGGACCAAGTTCGAGGGCTCGGAAGCCTCCCTCGCCGCGATCATGACGGACGTCAGCGGCCAGTCCTTCTGGGGCACCCTGCTCGCCCTCGGCGCGGTCATCTCCATCGCGAGCGTCGTGCTCACCGTGCTCTACGGCCAGACCCGCATCCTCTTCGCGATGTCCCGCGACGGCCTGGTGCCCAAGGCGCTCGGCAAGGTCCACCGGAAGACCGGCGCGCCCCGCCTCAACACGGTCATCGTGTCCCTGTTCTGCGGTGCGCTCGCCGCCCTCATCCCGCTGGGCAAGCTCGTCGACGCCACCAGCATCGGCACGCTGTTCGCCTTCGGGCTGGTCAACATCGCGGTGATCGTCCTGCGTTACCGGCGGCCGGAGCTCGAGCGCACGTTCAGGGTGCCGTTCGGGCCGGTGCTGCCGGTGCTGGGCTTCCTGTTCTGCGCGTACAACATGTTCAGCCTGGACACCGTGACCTGGGTCGTCTTCGGGTGCTGGATGGCAGCGGGTCTCGTGTTCTACTTCCTCTACGGCTATCGCCGTTCCCGTCTTGCGACACCAGAAGTGAAGTGA
- a CDS encoding GNAT family N-acetyltransferase, which produces METAACRAEDIEVLDHFMPSYSVDGNHAARFGRQEAGDSTYLIPWLDGRPVGHAEVRWTGCAAPEARASRPGCPEINGLFVWPESLRSRGIGTALVRTAERMAKERGIGAMGLGVDDDNPRAAALYARLGYLPTVPYVDRWTRLDSDGVRHEQADACVFLVKVL; this is translated from the coding sequence ATGGAGACAGCCGCTTGCAGGGCCGAGGACATCGAGGTGCTGGACCACTTCATGCCGTCGTACAGCGTCGACGGCAACCATGCCGCCCGCTTCGGGAGGCAGGAGGCGGGGGACAGCACCTATCTGATCCCGTGGCTGGACGGCAGGCCCGTGGGCCACGCGGAGGTGCGTTGGACCGGGTGCGCGGCGCCCGAGGCGCGGGCCTCGCGGCCGGGCTGCCCGGAGATCAACGGCCTCTTCGTGTGGCCCGAGTCGCTCCGTTCCCGGGGCATCGGCACCGCGCTGGTCCGCACCGCCGAGCGGATGGCCAAGGAGCGCGGCATCGGGGCCATGGGCCTCGGCGTCGACGACGACAACCCGCGCGCGGCGGCGCTCTACGCACGCCTCGGATACCTGCCCACCGTGCCCTACGTCGACCGCTGGACCCGCCTGGACTCCGACGGCGTACGGCATGAGCAGGCCGATGCCTGCGTGTTCCTGGTCAAGGTCCTCTGA
- a CDS encoding GuaB1 family IMP dehydrogenase-related protein: protein MRFLNDIQPAYDLTYDDVFMVPSRSAVGSRQGVDLSSPDGTGTTIPLVVANMTAIAGRRMAETMARRGGLVVIPQDIPIEVVTEVVSWVKSRHHVLDTPIVLAPHQTVADALALLPKRAHNAGVVVDDDFKPIGVVTDSDLSGVDRFTQLEVVMSRDLLLLDADQDPREAFNTLDHHNRRYAPAVDADGRLAGILTRKGALRATLYSPAVDADGKLRIAAAVGINGDVAGKAKQLLDAGVDTLVIDTAHGHQESMIAAIRTVRALDPQVPIVAGNIVAAEGVRDLIEAGADIIKVGVGPGAMCTTRMMTGVGRPQFSAVLECAAEAKKYGKHVWADGGVRHPRDVAMALAAGASNVMVGSWFAGTYESPGDLQHDAQGRAYKESFGMASARAVRNRTSEESSYDRARKALFEEGISTSRMFLDPARPGVEDLIDSIIAGVRSSCTYAGAGSLEEFAEKAVVGIQSAAGYAEGKPLHASWS, encoded by the coding sequence GTGCGTTTCCTCAATGACATCCAGCCCGCGTACGACCTGACGTACGACGACGTCTTCATGGTCCCGAGCCGCAGCGCGGTCGGCTCGCGGCAGGGCGTGGACCTCAGCTCCCCGGACGGTACGGGCACCACGATCCCGCTGGTCGTCGCCAACATGACCGCCATCGCCGGCCGCCGTATGGCCGAGACGATGGCCCGGCGCGGCGGCCTGGTGGTCATCCCGCAGGACATCCCGATCGAGGTCGTCACCGAGGTCGTCTCCTGGGTGAAGAGCCGCCACCACGTTCTCGACACCCCGATCGTGCTGGCCCCGCACCAGACCGTCGCCGACGCGCTGGCCCTGCTGCCCAAGCGTGCGCACAACGCCGGTGTGGTCGTCGACGACGACTTCAAGCCGATCGGCGTGGTCACCGACTCCGACCTGTCCGGCGTGGACCGCTTCACCCAGCTCGAAGTGGTCATGTCCCGCGACCTGCTGCTCCTCGACGCGGACCAGGACCCGCGCGAGGCCTTCAACACCCTCGACCACCACAACCGGCGCTACGCCCCCGCCGTCGACGCGGACGGCCGCCTCGCCGGCATCCTCACCCGCAAGGGCGCCCTGCGCGCCACCCTGTACTCCCCGGCCGTCGACGCGGACGGCAAGCTGCGCATAGCGGCCGCCGTCGGCATCAATGGCGACGTGGCGGGCAAGGCCAAGCAGCTGCTCGACGCGGGCGTCGACACCCTCGTCATCGACACGGCGCACGGCCACCAGGAGTCGATGATCGCCGCGATCAGGACCGTACGGGCGCTCGACCCGCAGGTGCCGATCGTCGCGGGCAACATCGTCGCCGCGGAGGGTGTCCGGGACCTCATCGAGGCCGGTGCCGACATCATCAAGGTCGGTGTCGGACCGGGCGCCATGTGTACCACCCGCATGATGACCGGCGTGGGCCGGCCGCAGTTCTCGGCCGTGCTGGAGTGCGCCGCCGAGGCGAAGAAGTACGGCAAGCACGTGTGGGCCGACGGCGGTGTCCGCCACCCGCGCGACGTCGCCATGGCGCTCGCGGCCGGTGCGTCCAACGTGATGGTCGGGTCCTGGTTCGCGGGCACGTACGAGTCGCCGGGCGACCTCCAGCACGACGCGCAGGGGCGTGCCTACAAGGAGTCGTTCGGCATGGCGTCCGCGCGTGCCGTGCGCAACCGTACGTCCGAGGAGTCGTCGTACGACCGCGCCCGCAAGGCGCTGTTCGAGGAGGGCATCTCCACCTCCCGGATGTTCCTCGACCCGGCCCGCCCGGGTGTGGAGGACCTGATCGACTCGATCATCGCGGGCGTGCGGTCGTCGTGCACCTACGCGGGTGCCGGCTCCCTGGAGGAGTTCGCCGAGAAGGCCGTCGTCGGCATCCAGAGCGCCGCCGGCTACGCGGAGGGCAAGCCGCTGCACGCCAGCTGGAGCTGA
- a CDS encoding barstar family protein encodes MTQRVVTLDLDGVTDKAGLMDRCARALDLPDWFGRNWDALADSLSDHTVWPEGAVGQGVLIVVRNWRPYAKARPDEWETAQEVFSEAVDRTPALSVTLALGGSS; translated from the coding sequence ATGACGCAGCGCGTGGTCACGCTGGACCTCGACGGGGTCACGGACAAGGCGGGCCTGATGGACCGCTGCGCCCGCGCCCTGGATCTGCCCGACTGGTTCGGCCGCAACTGGGACGCCCTCGCCGACTCCCTCTCCGACCACACCGTCTGGCCCGAGGGCGCCGTCGGGCAGGGGGTGCTGATCGTCGTACGGAACTGGCGGCCGTATGCGAAGGCGAGGCCTGACGAGTGGGAGACCGCTCAGGAGGTCTTCTCCGAGGCGGTGGACCGGACGCCGGCACTCTCCGTGACGCTTGCTCTCGGAGGATCCTCCTAA
- a CDS encoding sugar-binding transcriptional regulator, with translation MSAGRSAMRMGPAELVQAAAMARRFYLEGKSKIQIAEEFGVSRFKVARVLETALERDLVRIEIRVPAELDAERSDALRARYGLRHAVVVESPAEAEESPDPENLGEVAADLLGELVNEGDVLGLAWGRSTIHMAAALDRLPPCTVVQLTGVYDAGTAERGSVEAVRRAAQVSGGDAHPIYAPMLLPDAATAVALRHQTGIARAFEYFDKVTVACVSIGSWEPGISTVHDMLSDEERAHYASLGVAAEMSAHLFDAEGRRVGRDLGERCITVKADQLRRIPEVVAIAGGQRKASAIDAVLRSGLVTSLVTDTAAADVLMTAGQTPKPALNRADPDGH, from the coding sequence ATGTCGGCGGGCCGGTCAGCCATGCGGATGGGACCCGCTGAGCTGGTGCAGGCGGCGGCCATGGCCCGCCGCTTCTACCTCGAGGGCAAGTCCAAGATCCAGATCGCGGAGGAGTTCGGCGTCAGCCGCTTCAAGGTGGCCCGGGTCCTGGAGACCGCTCTCGAACGGGATCTGGTGCGCATCGAGATCCGTGTCCCGGCCGAGCTGGACGCGGAGCGCTCGGACGCGCTGCGGGCCCGGTACGGCCTCAGACACGCAGTCGTGGTGGAGTCCCCGGCCGAGGCCGAGGAGTCGCCCGACCCGGAGAACCTGGGAGAGGTGGCCGCCGACCTGCTCGGCGAGCTGGTGAACGAGGGGGATGTGCTGGGCCTGGCCTGGGGCCGGTCCACCATCCACATGGCGGCCGCCCTCGACCGGCTGCCGCCCTGCACGGTCGTGCAGTTGACCGGCGTGTACGACGCCGGGACCGCCGAGCGCGGTTCGGTCGAGGCGGTGCGCCGTGCCGCGCAGGTCTCCGGCGGCGACGCGCACCCCATCTACGCGCCGATGCTGCTGCCGGACGCGGCCACCGCGGTGGCGCTGCGCCACCAGACCGGGATCGCCCGGGCCTTCGAGTACTTCGACAAGGTCACGGTCGCCTGCGTCTCCATCGGCTCCTGGGAGCCCGGCATCTCGACGGTGCACGACATGCTCAGCGACGAGGAGCGGGCGCACTACGCCTCCCTCGGCGTCGCCGCCGAGATGTCCGCGCACCTCTTCGACGCCGAGGGTCGCCGGGTCGGACGGGACCTGGGGGAGCGGTGCATCACCGTCAAGGCCGACCAGCTCCGCCGTATCCCCGAGGTCGTCGCGATCGCGGGCGGGCAGCGCAAGGCGTCCGCGATCGACGCGGTGCTGCGATCGGGGCTCGTCACCAGCCTGGTGACGGACACGGCGGCGGCGGACGTGCTCATGACGGCGGGTCAGACGCCGAAGCCCGCGCTCAACCGGGCGGACCCGGACGGACACTGA
- the rpe gene encoding ribulose-phosphate 3-epimerase yields the protein MAPQINPSILSADFARLADEAKAVEGADWLHVDVMDNHFVPNLTLGVPVVESLARATDTPLDCHLMIEAPDRWAPQYVEAGASSVTFHVEAAAAPVRLAREIRAKGARASMALRPATPIEPYEDLLPELDMLLIMTVEPGFGGQAFLDIMLPKIRRTRELISKHGLQLWLQVDGGVSASTIERCAEAGADVFVAGSAVYGAEDPAEAVRALRAQAEAVTKTAAWACDH from the coding sequence ATGGCCCCGCAGATCAACCCCAGCATCCTGTCCGCCGACTTCGCCCGCCTCGCGGACGAGGCCAAGGCGGTCGAGGGAGCCGACTGGCTCCACGTCGACGTCATGGACAACCATTTCGTCCCGAACCTCACGCTCGGCGTGCCGGTCGTAGAGTCACTGGCCCGTGCGACGGACACCCCGCTGGACTGCCATCTGATGATCGAGGCCCCCGATCGGTGGGCGCCCCAGTACGTGGAAGCGGGGGCCTCTTCCGTCACCTTCCATGTCGAGGCCGCCGCGGCACCCGTGCGGCTGGCCCGGGAGATCCGCGCCAAGGGGGCGCGTGCCTCCATGGCGCTCAGGCCCGCGACGCCCATCGAGCCGTACGAGGATCTGCTCCCCGAGCTCGACATGCTGCTGATCATGACGGTCGAGCCGGGCTTCGGTGGTCAGGCGTTTCTCGACATCATGCTTCCGAAGATTCGCCGCACCCGCGAGTTGATCAGCAAGCACGGCCTTCAGCTGTGGCTTCAGGTGGACGGCGGGGTCTCCGCCTCGACCATCGAGCGGTGCGCCGAGGCGGGCGCCGATGTCTTCGTGGCCGGTTCGGCGGTGTACGGGGCCGAGGACCCGGCCGAAGCGGTCCGTGCCCTGCGTGCACAGGCGGAGGCGGTCACCAAGACCGCAGCATGGGCATGCGACCACTGA